The following are encoded in a window of Acidimicrobiales bacterium genomic DNA:
- the tatC gene encoding twin-arginine translocase subunit TatC: protein MSIVDHLTELRTRLIVSAVAVAVGAVAAFVFYDRILDFLIDPYCATLPEGDPCTLFITDPLEGFATRLKVATWGGFLLASPVVLWQLWRFITPGLNPNEKRYAVPFVASSVTLFCLGAVLARFTFPRALDFLLAVGGDLEPILSPAKYLRLVILVGVAFGVAFLFPVLLVFLQLAGVLTSRKLQGWRRPAIVVIFVVAAVITPSQDPYSLFAMAGPMYLFYEASIVIGRVLHK, encoded by the coding sequence ATGTCGATCGTCGACCACCTCACCGAGCTGCGCACCCGGCTCATCGTCTCGGCCGTCGCCGTCGCCGTCGGGGCCGTGGCCGCCTTCGTCTTCTACGACCGCATCCTCGACTTCCTGATCGACCCCTACTGCGCCACCCTCCCCGAGGGCGACCCGTGCACGCTGTTCATCACCGATCCCCTGGAGGGCTTCGCCACCCGCCTCAAGGTGGCGACGTGGGGCGGGTTCCTGCTCGCCTCGCCCGTGGTCCTCTGGCAGCTGTGGCGCTTCATCACCCCGGGGCTAAACCCCAACGAGAAGCGCTACGCCGTCCCCTTCGTCGCATCGTCGGTGACCCTGTTCTGCCTGGGGGCGGTTCTGGCCCGCTTCACCTTCCCCCGGGCGCTGGACTTCCTCCTGGCCGTGGGCGGCGACCTGGAGCCCATCCTCAGCCCGGCCAAGTACCTGCGGCTGGTGATCCTGGTGGGGGTGGCCTTCGGGGTCGCCTTCTTGTTCCCGGTGCTGCTGGTGTTCCTCCAGCTGGCCGGGGTGCTGACCAGCAGGAAGCTCCAGGGGTGGCGGCGGCCGGCGATCGTCGTGATCTTCGTGGTGGCGGCGGTGATCACGCCGAGCCAGGACCCGTACTCGCTGTTCGCCATGGCCGGCCCCATGTACCTGTTCTACGAGGCGTCGATCGTCATCGGCCGGGTACTCCACAAGTAG
- a CDS encoding DEAD/DEAH box helicase, whose product MGIREEFLGRLGFEADPFQLRALDALDAGRSVLVAAPTGSGKTVVAEYAVAKALAEGRKAFYTTPLKALSNQKYGDLVRAHGAGTVGLLTGDNSINGDAPVVVMTTEVLRNMIYAGSSALDGLRYVVLDEVHYLQNPYRGAVWEEVIVHTPPEVDLVCLSATVSNAEEFADWVQTVRGATVPIIEERRPVELEHLYLVGDRGAERIHLLPTFVDGRPNPEAAALDSRALRAPDPRGRTRRGRLFTPRRADVVELLSDEDMLPGIYFIFSRAACDDAVRQCTDHGLRLTTPEERRQIRAIAEAKVEPLSDADLDVLGYGAWVTGLEAGFAAHHAGLVPPFKEAVEACFSAALVKVVFATETLSLGINMPARAVVIEKLTKFTGERHEPLTPGEYTQFTGRAGRRGIDEVGYAAVLWSPFVPFDQVAGLASTRTYALSSSFRPTYNMAANLVRRYPPDVAHHLLNLSFAQYRADADVVRLESQLDRGLHALAEARERARCEKGDVDEYRALLRSPPPAEDPAVADALSKVRPGDVIVVPGRSGGRVAVLATSQRRGGDIRVTALTPDRRKVSLSPRDFRAPPRPRARVDLPVPYAPGNASFQRAVAQALARVRLADGADEAPAGERGRRAGPAGHPVAACPDAAKHVRAAERAERLVKDNAWLERQIRGRTESLARQFDRVLRVLGTWGYVDGWALTEAGARLARLYHECDLLIAEAVGAGLFDGLDPPGVAALASVFTYEHRRAGPAVLVGE is encoded by the coding sequence ATGGGCATCCGCGAGGAGTTCCTCGGCCGGTTGGGGTTCGAGGCGGACCCGTTCCAGCTGCGCGCCCTCGACGCCCTCGACGCCGGCCGGTCGGTCCTGGTGGCGGCCCCGACCGGGTCGGGGAAGACGGTGGTGGCCGAGTACGCCGTCGCCAAGGCCCTGGCCGAGGGCAGGAAGGCGTTCTACACCACGCCCCTCAAGGCGCTGTCCAACCAGAAGTACGGCGACCTGGTGCGGGCGCACGGGGCGGGGACCGTGGGCCTCCTCACCGGCGACAACTCCATCAACGGCGACGCCCCCGTCGTCGTGATGACCACCGAGGTCCTCCGCAACATGATCTACGCCGGCTCGTCGGCCCTCGACGGGCTGCGCTACGTGGTGCTCGACGAGGTCCACTACCTCCAGAACCCCTACCGGGGCGCGGTGTGGGAGGAGGTCATCGTCCACACCCCGCCCGAGGTCGACCTCGTGTGCCTGTCCGCCACCGTCTCCAACGCCGAGGAGTTCGCCGACTGGGTGCAGACCGTCCGGGGGGCGACGGTGCCGATCATCGAGGAGCGCCGCCCCGTCGAGCTCGAGCACCTCTACCTGGTGGGCGACCGCGGCGCCGAGCGCATCCACCTGCTGCCCACCTTCGTGGACGGCCGCCCCAACCCCGAGGCGGCGGCCCTCGACAGCCGGGCCCTGCGGGCGCCCGACCCCCGGGGCCGCACCCGCCGGGGCCGCCTGTTCACGCCCCGCCGGGCCGACGTGGTCGAGCTGCTGTCGGACGAGGACATGCTCCCGGGCATCTACTTCATCTTCAGCCGGGCCGCCTGCGACGACGCCGTGCGCCAGTGCACCGACCACGGCCTGCGCCTCACCACGCCGGAGGAGCGTCGCCAGATCCGGGCCATCGCCGAGGCCAAGGTGGAGCCCCTGTCCGACGCCGACCTCGACGTCCTCGGCTACGGGGCGTGGGTGACGGGCCTGGAGGCGGGGTTCGCCGCCCATCACGCCGGGCTGGTGCCGCCGTTCAAGGAGGCCGTGGAGGCGTGCTTCTCGGCCGCCCTGGTGAAGGTGGTGTTCGCCACCGAGACGCTCTCGCTCGGCATCAACATGCCGGCCCGCGCGGTCGTCATCGAGAAGCTCACCAAGTTCACCGGCGAGCGCCACGAGCCCCTCACACCCGGCGAGTACACCCAGTTCACCGGCCGGGCCGGGCGGCGGGGCATCGACGAGGTGGGGTACGCGGCCGTCCTGTGGTCGCCGTTCGTGCCCTTCGACCAGGTGGCGGGCCTGGCCTCGACCCGGACCTACGCCCTGTCGTCGTCGTTCCGCCCCACCTACAACATGGCGGCCAACCTGGTCAGGCGCTACCCGCCCGACGTGGCCCACCACCTGCTCAACCTCTCGTTCGCCCAGTACCGGGCCGATGCCGACGTGGTGCGCCTGGAGTCGCAGCTGGACCGCGGGCTCCACGCCCTGGCCGAGGCCCGCGAGCGCGCCCGGTGCGAGAAGGGCGACGTCGACGAGTACCGGGCCCTGCTGCGGTCGCCACCGCCCGCCGAGGACCCGGCGGTGGCCGATGCGCTGTCCAAGGTGCGGCCCGGCGACGTGATCGTCGTGCCGGGCCGCTCGGGCGGGCGGGTGGCGGTCCTGGCCACCTCCCAGCGGCGGGGCGGCGACATCCGGGTGACCGCCCTGACGCCCGACCGTCGCAAGGTCAGCCTGTCGCCCCGGGACTTCCGCGCCCCGCCCCGACCCCGGGCCCGGGTCGACCTCCCGGTGCCCTACGCACCCGGCAACGCCTCGTTCCAGCGGGCGGTCGCCCAGGCCCTCGCTCGGGTCAGGCTGGCCGACGGCGCCGACGAGGCGCCGGCGGGGGAGCGGGGCCGGCGGGCCGGGCCGGCCGGCCACCCGGTGGCGGCCTGCCCGGACGCCGCCAAGCACGTCCGGGCCGCCGAGCGGGCCGAGCGACTGGTCAAGGACAACGCCTGGCTGGAGCGCCAGATCCGGGGGCGGACCGAGAGCCTGGCCCGCCAGTTCGACCGGGTCCTGCGGGTGCTCGGGACGTGGGGGTACGTGGACGGGTGGGCCCTCACCGAAGCGGGGGCGCGGCTGGCCCGGCTCTACCACGAGTGCGACCTGCTGATCGCCGAGGCGGTCGGCGCCGGCCTGTTCGACGGCCTGGACCCGCCCGGCGTGGCCGCCCTGGCGTCGGTCTTCACCTACGAGCACCGCCGGGCCGGCCCGGCGGTGCTCGTAGGTGAA
- the tatB gene encoding Sec-independent protein translocase protein TatB gives MGSIGPAEILVVLVVALVVLGPNRLPEAARSVGKALAELRRVSAGVQSEVREAFAEPPPTYPKPPATPDGPGATLAGTALDAPGTTAPPGTPSRSPGSPEQAEAVVVREPDPPQPA, from the coding sequence GTGGGCAGCATCGGGCCGGCCGAGATCCTCGTCGTGCTGGTGGTGGCCCTCGTCGTCCTGGGCCCCAACCGCCTCCCCGAGGCTGCCCGGTCCGTGGGGAAGGCGCTGGCCGAGCTGCGGCGGGTGAGCGCGGGCGTCCAGTCCGAGGTGCGGGAGGCCTTCGCCGAGCCGCCGCCCACCTATCCCAAGCCGCCGGCGACGCCCGACGGGCCGGGCGCCACGCTGGCGGGCACGGCCCTCGACGCGCCCGGGACGACCGCCCCACCGGGCACGCCGTCCCGGTCCCCGGGCTCGCCCGAGCAGGCCGAGGCGGTCGTGGTGCGCGAGCCCGACCCGCCCCAGCCGGCCTGA